The genomic region TGCTCCAGGCTCTGGGCATGCCGTTTCGCGCGTAGGAGATCAGGTGGCAAAGACGTGTTTACGAATTAAGGCCCAACGCCCTCCCAAGTTCAAAGTGCGCGCCTATAATCGCTGCCCGCTGTGCGGGCGGCCGCGTGCTTTTTATCGCCGTTTTCAAATGTGTCGC from Candidatus Binatia bacterium harbors:
- a CDS encoding type Z 30S ribosomal protein S14; its protein translation is MAKTCLRIKAQRPPKFKVRAYNRCPLCGRPRAFYRRFQMCRLCLRLLARKGEIPGLTKASW